TACCCACAAAATGGGGCGCTGTCAATCTTCCGTCCCGGCTTGCATAAGGACCGCCCACATTATCAAAAGCCCAGCCATCCACCTGGCCCAGAAAGGAATAGCCACACCGGATCCATTCCAGTTGATCAATAGGAGTAGATTCGGTTAATGTAGAAATATTTGAATGATAATCCGTATAGGGCATGGCACCGGGATCCCCGGCTTTGAACCGACTTCGGCTCACCCAGGAGTGTTTCCCCCAGGTAATAGCACCTGTTATTGCATATCCGGCTTCCCGGCTGCACTGATAACGTGTTCCCCAACCGACTCTCAAACCTTTGATGGTTTCATTCAAAACACGGACACTGTCGTATCCGACATATCCCGTATTGGTAAAAACCAGCTCTTTGATGAAGTAGTTATCATGATACTGCTGGCTGAAAGCATGGACACGCATGGTCATCGTAATGCCGGCAGTTGTGTTTACAATATTCTCAACGACCCTGTCAGCAATCTGATTGGGGTTTATGGCATCCACATCCCCTTCATAAGGGGCTGTCAGGTTGTTCCCGTCCACATACACAGTCGGTGAGGGAAATTTAGCCGTTTGTCTTAAACGCACCGGAAAAAGAGAAATATCCACATTCCCCAGAGTAATATATGAAGCCCATTTTTCCCATTCATAACCGGCTGCATCCGTAAATTCATCGACACCAATCCAGGCTCTCTGAATAACATCATTATCCTGGTACAGGTAATCTGCCGGCCAGATCATGCCCTCGTAGTAGACATTGTTCCATGCCCGCTTTCCGAAGTATGCATTGAAGTGCGTTTGCAGGGATCCTATTCTGACATACCGCCTGTCCGTTGCCGAAACCTGACTCAGGGCGTGTCCGGACAGACATACAATCAGAAAAAGAAGTGCGAAAGTTTTTAAGGTATATTTCATAGTTCAGCTCTCTTAAAAGACGATTTTAATTCCAAATTTTACCGCTCTGGGATTGGCAAAGGTGTTGAACCTGAGATTCGGCATATCAATATATGCTTTATCTTCCAAAGCTTTCTTTGCTTTATTGGAATCTATTTTTTGCCATACTTCAATCATATTTCCCGGATTATTTGGATCTTCAATTTCTACACGTTGTACAAAACGGTCGGTTTTTGATATATCATCAGGGGATGAAAAGAGTTCGGGAAATTCTTCAACCAATGCATTGGTATTTCCAATGTAATACCAGGTTTTATCCGCATTGATATCATCAGTGATATTTTCCAGATACCTCATGGGTTGAAATTCCGTATTCCAATCACGGTAAACACCGAGATTATCCTCTCCGGGAATACCGCCGATTCCAAGATCCTTATAAACCTGGTCGTCAAAGTGGAGAGATTCGCGATAATCATTATAATCATAGGTATTGGCAATACCATTATAGCTGAGGAATTTTGTATTCAGAAGATTTGTCACATCCATATAGAGCTGTAGTTTAAATTTTTCAAAACTCATGGATTTCGTCAACCTGAGATTCAGGTTATAAGTATCCACCCATTTTACATTGTTTGTAAGGCCTACGACCCCTGTTGGATTCCAGGTTGACTGGCTTCCGGCGTTCCAGGTAAAAAGGAAACTGGCATCCCAGCCGCCTGCAGGATAAACTCTCCCCACTGCCGGTCCGAACTGATCTGGGGTATGGAGGTCAATATTCGCCCTGGCATAGGGTCGGGGATGGGGTTTTTCCTGGTAGGGGTTATCCCTCAGATAGGCCCGCATGGCATTGGGATCCTGATAGTAGCGCCGATAACCGAACCATCCGTAAGAGCGCACCATGTATGTATAGTTTACAAAACCTGTAATCCAGGTTCCCCAGCGTTTATCCAGTGTGAGCTCGATACCGCGGATATCTTCATAGTTATTATTGTCGGTTATCGAATAGCGGACAGAACTATTAATATTCTGATATGTAATCCAGCCCACCTGATCGGTCACATCTTTATAGTATGCCGCAATATTCACCAGGAACATATCAAGAAGGTTTTGTGAATAACCAATCTCATAAGCAACTGTCTTTTCAAAATTCAGATTGGGATTTCCGATGGATGTTACGAGTCCGTTATATTCTCTTTGCAGACGGAAACGGTGGGTAGATTCTGGTTCAGAGCGAAAGTGCCCATAATTGAAATAGAGCTTTGAATTTTCCGTAATGGGATGGGAAATACCAAGGCGCGGACTCAGGGCAAAGGCCGGTTTGGAATCTTCCCGGGGAGCTTCTTCTTCAATGAGATGCCCTTCACCCTGTTTGAAAAAGTCGTCATAGGAATCGAGAAGGTATTTATCGGTATTGGCATCGGAATAGTCAAGCCTGAAACCAATATTCGCGATAAATCCTTCAAATTCCATTTTATCCTGAACATAAGCTCCGATTCGATAGGGGTAAACCTGGTAAATTTGTTCACGGTTCCAGGTGGTCATACCCGGATTAGACGTAAAAGATTTGATATCATAGTCATTAAGAACAAACTCAAAACCGGTACGAATCTGATTAGATCGGTTAATTTGATTTGTATAATCATACCGGGCAGAATAAGTGGTAACCACTGAATTGTCCCGGCCAAGGTTCATCCATCCGCCGGTACGGATGTTATCCCCAATAGAGCCGGTTCCATAACCCCAATATCCATAAGGGGTCTCATCCATAAAATATCCGGGGAAAACTTCAACCGTTTTGGAAGTATCCCGAAGTTCTCCCTGAAATGTATTATAGATATTCTTATTCATCTGAAGGGTTACTTCATAATAGGAATCAGAATTGATGATATGGTTAAGTTTGGCTCCGAAAATAGTCCGGTAAATGGAAGCGGGGCTGTAATAATAGGGTACGTAGAGTGATTCCTTGGTTTTAGCCAGACTTGCCAGGGTATAGGACGAACGGACCACATCTCCAGTGGGAGTCGTTGTCCAGTTATAAGTAGAGGAGGAATGGATTTCTCCATACATCCCTGTTAATGTCAACTTTGTAGCGTCTGAAATATCGGAAGTCAGTTTTAAGCGGCCGATATTTTCTGAATAGGCATCTCTTGAAAGAGGTATATAGAACATTTCCTGGAGATCGCGGTAGGATAGATTGAACCGCAAATCACCCAGCTTTTTGCCAATAACCGGCACAGGACCGCTAAAAGAAAAATCTCCTACATAATCCGGTTTTTTAATGTCACCCTGGCGTCTGTGGTTATAGCGATACACACGCTGGGCGCCTGTAGGTGAAAGATCATTGTCCGGATTATCATCAGACAATGTTTCCTGGGATATGGCAATCCATCCTTTAAAAGAAGGGTATTGACGCCGGGTGAAACGGTCCCACGGTTCATACCCGTTTTCCGGATCAGGATCCGTTCCATACCAGCACACGTCATCATCAAGATAGGGTCTGTTATGATAGGACATGGGATCATAGGGAGAAATACCGAAATGTTTCGGAGCTGCCGGTTTATATTGAAAAGAAAGAGAACCATTGTAAGAAGATTTGCTTCCTTCACTGGTCACGATATTAATCACACCGGAGCGGATATTTCCGTATTCTGCGTTGAATCCTCCTGTTTGGACCTGTACTTCCTTTACAGTGCTCAAACTGACAGAGGAATAGGGGTTATTGGACCGTTCATCGTTCATGACAATTCCATCCACAATAAAAGATGTTTGTCTTGAACTGCCTCCCCGGATTGTCAGTCCCTGGGCACCTGCCTGGAGTCCGATCACGTCTGTTACTTCATTAATGGGTAGGGACTCAATTTTTTCAGAATTAATATTCAGCTGGCTGTTGGAAATATCCCGGACCACGACCGGCATTTCGGCAACAACCACCACTTCGGACATGCCCACCGCCTGTGTCCTCAAGGTCACATCAATAATAGTTGTCAGTCCCATGTTTACATTAACATTCCGGATGGTGACCTTTTCATATCCAATCATTGATACGGATAATTCATAGGTTCCCGGAGGAACATTCAGAATGGAATAATACCCATTTTCATCCGTAGCAGCCCCCAGCATGGTCCCCTCAACAATCACATTAACACCCGGCAGGGGATTACCGGCTTCATTGGTGACTTGACCTGCAATTTTTCCTGACTGGGCTGCATGAGATAAAACAGGCAGTAACAGAAGTCCCGCCAGGGTAAGCAAAACTATTGTTTTATTGAAAATCCTGCTCATAAGGATACTCCTCTAGAGAGATACTCTCAGGGTAAATCTCTGAATATCGTCAAATGTTTTCATGGGGGTATAACTGTAATCAAAAATCATCCCGAAGGCATTCAGGCCAAATCCAAAACTGGATCCACTTTCATCCCGATTTTGTTCGAAACCGTAGCGAAGGAAGAATTTCCTTACAAAACTGTATTCAATACCCAGGTTCAGGTATTCGGGATAAGACCTGGGGTGAGCCCAGTCTACATAGATATCCACATTATGATTTGGCATTTCAACGGGAATAAAATTCATCAGATTCGCTGTTATCCCAATAGAGAAGGTAAGGGGCAACTGGAAACTTTCATCGATGTATTTTATCTCGTTGGAGAAATTCCGGATCGTCATACCAAACTTGACATCCCGGAATCCCGTATTGAACAGGGTACCGAAGTCCATAGCTACAGCATTAGTTTTATATTTTTGGGTAATCAGACTGTCCGTCATTTGCACATTGCTCTTTCCAAACTGTTGGGCTGTATACTTTAACTGTCCGCCAATAGAGAATTGTGCGGACAGAGCTTTAGCATATCCAACACCCAAGAGCATAGCCGAGGGGTTAAATATATGGGTATCCACATATCCCTTATCATTGGACCAGACCATGGTCCCCTGCATTTCGCCGTAATCCACCACATGAGCCGTAACACCGATAACCCCGTATTTATTTTGAGACGGATTCAGAGCCAGGCTGAATGTATTGTGCTTGATATCGGCAATCCAGGTATTTTGACTTGCCATGGCGTCGATTCTTGAAGACATATTGGCCATAGTCGCCGGATTGTAGAACAAAGACGCGGAACCCATTTCCACAGTGGTCATGGCTCCCGCCAGTGCCGCTGCCCGGGCATCTGAATTCACGGACAGGAACTGATAACCGGTTTGAGCCAGTTTCTTTTCGGCGCCTGTCGCAAATGATGCACATAAGAACAGCAGAGCTAGCACACATGCTGTATATTTTCTCATTGTATCTATTCCTCCGGAGTTATTTATTAATAATCACTGTGTTATAAGAATTCCCCAGTGTTTGTTCCAGTTTCTGAATTCCAACGAGGTATGATTTTCCTGACTGAAGTTCATAAACGTACCTGGATTTAACAACAGGCTGAGCCACCCGGTTGGCAATGGTAAAGATCCCGGATGACAGCTCAAGTGGAATCGTTTTATCCAGAATTTCAAGGGGCTCTTCGGATACTTCCAAATCATACACATGTGTCCGGATATAGTCATTAAAGTAAAAAACAACCTCTCCGGTATTCACTCCTTCAAGGACAAAATAAGTCGTGTCGGAGCTGGCCGGGGAAATGGTTTTTGTGTAAGTGGTGACTTCTTCAATGACTTCACTGGTATCAATGGTAAATGTTGTATCATTAACAAAAGTAGTATCATAGGCAAGCAGTGTATCAATACGTGTCAGAAGTTCATTGGCTGTAAAAATGTAAGCATCTGTTGGAGGATAGATTACTGTATCCGCAGCCAGTGTATCTACATAAACCAATGTATCATCAAGTGTCAGAATGGTATGGAGAAAGTCAAGGCTCAGGTTGTCCGGATTACTATGTAATTTAACAGTACCACTCAGTGCTTTGTTAATGGTCGTCCTGTACGATGTAGCGGCTGACGCATCATAAGGTTCCATCTCATAGGTTTCATCTTCGAAATCATTCAAGACATCGCAGCTGCTCATAAAGGCGAGTGTTGCGATACTTATGAGCAGAACCAATTTCATCATGGGATTTTTATTCATTTTTAATCTCCTCATATTCTCTATTAGCGAATCACTACAAATTTACGGTAGGTCATATTGCCGTCGGGATCCTCGAAAGTTGCAATATATACACCGCTCACCACAATCTGCCGTGAGGATGTAATCAGATCCCAGCGCCGGTCACCGCTTCCAGAATGATCCATTTCATAAATCAGGTCTCCCCTTTCCGTAAAAATTTTAATTTTACATTCATTGGGAAGGTTCACAAACATAATTTTATTCGGTTCACCGGCATATTGGTAATTTATATTCGAAATATTATAGGGATTCGGCACTACCCGGATTTCACTCATATCTTCAGACGGTGGTTTCTGCAGTGTAGCAGCTGTATTGGTACGGGTCAGATGGGGACTACTATATAAGGGTACGCCGGGTTCAATGGTGTTCCGGCTTCCGTCATCATAGGAGATAATGAAATAGTAATAGCTTTGCCCACGGACAGCTGTATAGTCGAAAAATTCGTTGGCAAGATTACCATCGGTTTTATTAAGGTCCGCAATTTCGATATAGGTGGAATCCCAACGATCCCCCTGGGCCCGGTAAATTTTATAGCCTTCAAACCAGGCCTCTGCTTCGTCTTCGCTGGCTTGCCAACCCAGAGCAATCCGGTTCCCCTGGGAAGTCACTTCAAAGTATGATGGGGCAGCCGGA
The DNA window shown above is from Candidatus Neomarinimicrobiota bacterium and carries:
- a CDS encoding PorV/PorQ family protein, with protein sequence MRKYTACVLALLFLCASFATGAEKKLAQTGYQFLSVNSDARAAALAGAMTTVEMGSASLFYNPATMANMSSRIDAMASQNTWIADIKHNTFSLALNPSQNKYGVIGVTAHVVDYGEMQGTMVWSNDKGYVDTHIFNPSAMLLGVGYAKALSAQFSIGGQLKYTAQQFGKSNVQMTDSLITQKYKTNAVAMDFGTLFNTGFRDVKFGMTIRNFSNEIKYIDESFQLPLTFSIGITANLMNFIPVEMPNHNVDIYVDWAHPRSYPEYLNLGIEYSFVRKFFLRYGFEQNRDESGSSFGFGLNAFGMIFDYSYTPMKTFDDIQRFTLRVSL
- a CDS encoding TonB-dependent receptor produces the protein MSRIFNKTIVLLTLAGLLLLPVLSHAAQSGKIAGQVTNEAGNPLPGVNVIVEGTMLGAATDENGYYSILNVPPGTYELSVSMIGYEKVTIRNVNVNMGLTTIIDVTLRTQAVGMSEVVVVAEMPVVVRDISNSQLNINSEKIESLPINEVTDVIGLQAGAQGLTIRGGSSRQTSFIVDGIVMNDERSNNPYSSVSLSTVKEVQVQTGGFNAEYGNIRSGVINIVTSEGSKSSYNGSLSFQYKPAAPKHFGISPYDPMSYHNRPYLDDDVCWYGTDPDPENGYEPWDRFTRRQYPSFKGWIAISQETLSDDNPDNDLSPTGAQRVYRYNHRRQGDIKKPDYVGDFSFSGPVPVIGKKLGDLRFNLSYRDLQEMFYIPLSRDAYSENIGRLKLTSDISDATKLTLTGMYGEIHSSSTYNWTTTPTGDVVRSSYTLASLAKTKESLYVPYYYSPASIYRTIFGAKLNHIINSDSYYEVTLQMNKNIYNTFQGELRDTSKTVEVFPGYFMDETPYGYWGYGTGSIGDNIRTGGWMNLGRDNSVVTTYSARYDYTNQINRSNQIRTGFEFVLNDYDIKSFTSNPGMTTWNREQIYQVYPYRIGAYVQDKMEFEGFIANIGFRLDYSDANTDKYLLDSYDDFFKQGEGHLIEEEAPREDSKPAFALSPRLGISHPITENSKLYFNYGHFRSEPESTHRFRLQREYNGLVTSIGNPNLNFEKTVAYEIGYSQNLLDMFLVNIAAYYKDVTDQVGWITYQNINSSVRYSITDNNNYEDIRGIELTLDKRWGTWITGFVNYTYMVRSYGWFGYRRYYQDPNAMRAYLRDNPYQEKPHPRPYARANIDLHTPDQFGPAVGRVYPAGGWDASFLFTWNAGSQSTWNPTGVVGLTNNVKWVDTYNLNLRLTKSMSFEKFKLQLYMDVTNLLNTKFLSYNGIANTYDYNDYRESLHFDDQVYKDLGIGGIPGEDNLGVYRDWNTEFQPMRYLENITDDINADKTWYYIGNTNALVEEFPELFSSPDDISKTDRFVQRVEIEDPNNPGNMIEVWQKIDSNKAKKALEDKAYIDMPNLRFNTFANPRAVKFGIKIVF